From the Anguilla rostrata isolate EN2019 chromosome 12, ASM1855537v3, whole genome shotgun sequence genome, the window AAAGCTGaggtgtgtgttcctgtgcccCTGTGGGCAAGATCCAGGTGTATATCACCGTGTGCAAATTATCAAATCCAATGAACTACCAGTGTTGTTTCAGCACTATTACACATTAGTCAATTTGCGGCACTGTAGCAGTAATGCAGATTGTTCtatataattatgattatttgtttttttccagtctttGCAGTCTTCTCTTTAGATTTTTGGGCAATGCCCAGTATTCCAAACACTGGCATCGCAGTTTTGATGATGGAAGGAGAAATAAGCTTGaccttacatttttttattttgtttttgtttcttttattttaatttaaacatgtATGTTTTTTGACCCTTGTTAGTGACCGGATGGGATTTAGATTGGTCAATGTCAGTGTTTTATTGAAAGGTGACCACAGTCACAGCTTTGCTGAAGTGGGAGCAGATGGGGAATGGGGGTTTATTTGATGCTTATTAATGTGTCAGAATGTTGTCGTGTGTTTTGCCGTTTCCTTTTGGCACCGGTCTGTGGTCAGGAGACGGCCAGTTTTTTCTGCGTTTTATATAATCCTGCAGTATCTGTGTATCTGAATCCCCCCAAGAATGGGTTAAATCGGTGCTATGATTTTTGGTACTGCAATTTTTAAAGCAGAAAGTGAGCAGAGCTCTTATGTGTTTTCTGACAGTGTGAGCTGCTTTATCACCTATAAGCGCTATCTGTGctgctttctttctgtctgcatTGTGACTGCTGACTCTGCTCATTTGCtcttctgccattttaaatgtgttttattttcatcccTCGCCTTACTTCTCCCTCCCAGGCGGTAATGTGCTTTCTCAGTTATAATCCCATGTGCTGTATGGGTCTGGCAGACGCACACCCGCCACACGCATGTAGCCCCCGTTCACACCCTCCACATCATGTAGCCCCGttcacaccctccacacacatgTAGCCCCCCCGTTTCACACCCTCCACACCACATGTAGCCCCCCGTTCACACCTCCACCACATGTAGCCCCCGTTTCACACCCTCCACACAATGTAGCCCCCCCCTGTTTCACACCCTCCACATCACATGTAGCCCCCCCCCGTTTCACACCCTCCACACCAcatgtagccccccccccccgtttcacACCCTCCACACCACATGTAGCCCCCCCTCTGTTTCACACCCTCCACACCACATGTACCCCCCTGTTTGACACCCTCCACACCACATGTAGCCCCCCTCTGTTTCACACCCTCCACACCACATGTAGCCCCCCTGTTTCACACCCTCCACACCATATGTACCCCCTCGTTTCACACCCTCCACACCACATGTAGCCCCCCCTGTTTCACACCCTCCACACCACATGTACCCCCCGTTTCACACCCTCCACACCACATGtagcccccctccctgtttcacACCCTCCACACCACATGTACCCCCCCGTTTCACACCCTCCACACCACATGTACCCCCCTCGTTTCACACCCTCCACacccagtgacccccccccacagtgaggATTGGCATGGaagggtcacaggttcgattctgGATGGTGCCTCATCCGGGATCCCGCACTTTCCCACGTGAGACGGCTTTGGCATCAGCAGAACGGCATATTCACAGTGTTATGCCTGGTCATTGTCATCTTAATGACTTCTCAACATGTGTTAAGAATTATGCCATTTATTTTGCTGAGTAGAGAAAACCCTACCATATACGTCATATTCACtcaccatttttattatttctgttctgtatttaATCACCTTGATGTTTCTGTTTGCTCAAGTTACAACATGTCTGCTTGTGCTTCATTCTCACACTGTTTTGGCAGAAGAATGTCTGTCTTTAGAAGTTTTTGgttacaaaaaagtgcattctTCTAGCCTGTTTCAcaatgattttaattatttctgtctAATATGAGACTTGAAAGCCTGTGCACCCATGCTGTCCAAATGCTGAAATTGCACAATGTCTTTTTAGTAGTCTATCTTACGCATTGGAACCAGTCAATAAACTGGATCAATTCTGCACCTGTCTGAGATTTCTTGTCCACTTCCTGtgattttaattacatttttatctgttcagaataagaatttgtttttaaatgcatttgtttataaATCATTTAGTTTAATCGATTTATTCACTGGAACTCAAGTGCATCAGACTTTGTACGTCTGTATTTCTGTGCACCTGTTCACTCCACCGAACTGGTTACAGCTTGAATGCAtctgcatcacttcctgtagaTGTAGTGTCAGAGCAAAGTCCTGCTTTTAAAGATACAAACCCGAGCATAGCCTGGTGTCATCTTCGACTTCCatgcccccccaaaccccccgaGCATAGCCTGGTGTCATCTTCGACTTTAATGCCCCCGAGCATAGCCTGGTGTCATCTTCGACTtccatgccccccaccccccgagcaTAGCcttgttggaaaacatgggagccacagtTTACCCCtctgaggtgtctcacattgtagtgggcCAGTTGCAGATAacattagccgcgtttccaccacaggaacttcaccccggaactaggaaccttttgaggaactcagtgcgtttccaccgcagctttattttacccccaaaaaagttcctgctcgggaggtagtactttccaaaagtactggaacctttggggtggggcgcaagcactgaaaattattgattggtcgactacttgcagtgttttatttcaaccgccatgtttaaaaatctgcagccgcaaaccaatttattttcataataactacaaatcaaacttgtatgttatgcggcgcagtagcctagttttggttatagcctgccaacgtcttggaattataacgtgtgctcttctgttcttttcttgctttagtatttgttttataaaatgctaagcattcgtgctgggacagctgTTTATAgctgtttgcagacgacacagcggttgtgagatttccctcatggggagtataacctaattagggttcagggactccgaaagggccaatattggtcatcccaggatcaacttggttctgctgacggtcccgccttaactgaaaacttggtgatcaaacaagtccaacgggcagttccctagtcataattgggggaaaccgacttagagggctgttacaagaacgaaacattgaccaagaccacacaaatcaagtcattaacagttttaatgtcaggtaggttatacacttaaaatagtcaatttgtagttacagaatttagaaaatagtctaacaatcaaagataaagatgagcatacctgacagcagtctacacacagaaagagtcttgtgtgggaagtctgattgcagactccctgagggccctgttcctctcctataagaacccagtgcaggcaggtggatgtcgccacaaaaggctcataaaaccataaatttacttggtaaatggtaaatggactgcatttatatagcgcttttatccaaagcgctttacaattgatgcctctcattcgccagagcagttaggggttaggggttaggtgtcttgctcaaggacacttcgacatgcccagggcggggtttgaaccggcaaccctccgacttccagacaatcggtcttacctcctgagctatgtcgcccctatcttggagggggaagattggaatttggttcagacaggatcagacagatggatttacCAGGAGTGtcccaaaaatacagtttacttccaaaaatagattttctctaggtttgctggttttaaaacctaaaccagagcatcactcgcacagagaccataaaaaccataccaaatatgaatatttgttctcgtgattgtcatgaaaactctgaaaaacatgaaataactgtacaatCTTTTACATGAACCAACTGTCAACTCTCACtgtctttccacagtgtatCAAGATTGCATAGTGTAGTGTATCAATGTATTCGACCCAAATCTGGATTTATTTCCTAACAAAAAGTGTGCGTGAGTAAATTTCTCTCCTTATGAAGGTTGGGAGACAAGTTACCCAGTGACACCAGGTGAGGGCACTGTGGCTGTCCCTCAACTGTCCTGAGCAATTTGCCCCATTTCcatcatgtgattttattacttgccatctgaaacctccaggacGTTGGGATAATTTTAGGTGTCACCTGTTAACTGTCGCAAAACCAGATGCCAAGGTCTTACGGGCCACTCTGTCCCGACAATATCAGACTCTGCACCTGGCGAATTGCTTTacgacagtcagagaggaaattccactctatgcctgttcccgtgggccttacagtaaaatatgcccaaacggctgcagaagaatatttcaattccaggtgattaaatcgataaaaatcaataaatacaaaagtaaccatatatagtcattgttggtaactcattgtatataagtggaataaacccctccgggctgtcccggttattagaaaataatgtaggctactttggtggtagtaCGGGGTTACCGAAGATTGTTTACCACCAAACCCAGTTAAATTGATCTTTTAatcacaccctttgtgctacatcctctaCCCCCAGTCAAATTGTCTCCCTTTGATATGCAGTACCATTGTGtgatatcctctaccccctacttcagtccaactcccccacaccttgtttcctcccccccaatgtctgattacctcccccccccttccctgtgaTGTGTAAGAtaaccatttggccctttgttttcttgaaggaacagggtataagtattcactgtctccgtcatttgttggttctttgtttatctgtacttgggcaacagacccactagttcctttgctacattaaactACCTGTTTTGAAACGAagacgtgcctgcatttatttttctacttacaaaagtacggaggaataaattgaactcttaaaaattccacaaGCCTGGTGTCATCTTCAActttcatgcccccccccccccccttagcaTAGCCTGGTGTCATCTTCGACCTTCATGCCCCCGCCAGAGCATAGCCTGGTATCATCTTATCgtctttgaccccccccccccccggttttcTTGCAGGGCTTTTGATGTCAAAGCCCAGCAGCTCAACAGGAAGCCACTGCGGTTGTTGGAGAAAAATGCACAATGCATCCACCTGAGCTCTGCTGTCCTGCCCCACTTATTCACatggtttttgtttcatgtaCTTAACAATAGTGTCTTCTGTTAATGGGGTTGTGCAGCTGTGTGCATTCATGGTATCTGAGCCAAGTTTCAGTTAACCGTCTGTATGTACCCATATTTATAAGAAAAATCGCCACAGAAGGTATTAAGAAAACTAGtatgacagaatacaaattttaacAAGTGACTCTTAAAGAAGAACTAAGAGCATGCAATGTATTTAGTGAAGGGTCTAGAATGTACCTGTGTACATTGTAcctgtatatataattttattcaaGTAAGCTTTGGCTGATTCTCAGCACTTGCCATATATAAAATGCGCAGCATAGGTGGAAAAAGTTTTGCGCTCTCAGGAAATGACCAGCCGTTTGCATTTCCTGTGCATTGCTGGGCGGAGCCTGAGTCTTGGCAGCGGTATTGATGGTCTCTGGGGGACATTCTCTGCTTCATTAATGTGCTGGTAACACATCTGTGTGGGGTGCTGTCAGACATGTGGCTAGATAACACAGAATATTGGACTTTGTGGATCATATTGTATTGTGGCCTAGCATCTTCACATGGTAAGTGCTCTTCCAAACCGTTTGGTCAGAAATGGTAGCTTCCTCGGTGTGGAGAGAACAGTTGAAAGCATTTTTAGCGCCAGGGAAAACATCTGAACATTGGTGCTTCTGAACTGTGGCATGAGATCATACAAAGCTTTGGAGGTATTCTTTTTGTTTGcagtatttttgtgttgtttgttaaATAATGTGTAGGTGGCCGTGGGTCAGCTGAATCAGATTGTTTTCCTGTGAACTGTAGCCAGTATTTTCCCTGCTAAAGGCACGAGTCTAGTACATGATGTTACAGAGCATTATCCACTTAATGCACATCCAGCGCAAAACCTTCTTGCGCATTTTGGGATGTTGTTGTAAGATTATGTATGGTTttagtgaaaaaaaatattattgcaatatttttatatttcctttttttaacaccCTGAATCCACAACTGTCCAGCTTTGTTGTTAATAGGTCCTGGGCTATTTTTCTTTCCTCAGAAAACCTTTTTAAAGACATGTTTGCAACCCAACGTATTCACCAGAGTAGTAATTCACAAATCTTCACAACCAAAAAAAGATctataaaatgttatgaaagTGCCAACAGGACGGCCCCCGCCTACTTACAGGATGTGATTCAATTCTACacgccagctcgaccactccgctctactgcagcagggcgacttgcaccccctgccatccgggtgaatggttctcgctcgtcccaaccacagagcttctccaccctagctccccagtggtggaccAAAGTCCCTATTCCTCTACGTACCACAccctcattgcccatcttccgctgtggtctgaagactcctctcttcagactatacctggactgactaactatcaccactatgcagggcactcccaatctgggatcatttttatcacttaatGCTACACGTGTACCTACTGTGCTACTTTCATgttacctccatccagcacttattgtactttgcatcattgtcttgatgtagcttgtcatgcctcctggTTTgactttggtatgcacttattgtacgtcgctttggataaaagcgtctggcaaataaatgtaatgctgttTGACTTGCTGGGACTATGGCGATAACAAGCAGGAGGTAATGTGCAATTGGAAACAAACCGGGGATATAGATAGCTGGCCTCTTTTAGAAACtcgttttcatttttgggtCTTTTAGGTGTGAGGAGTGGGTGTGACGGCTGTGTGAGGGAGGAGGCCCGCCGCGCTCGGCCCAACGCTCCGGTGCTCCTGCCCTGCGCCATTCCGCCCAACGCTACCGGGTCAGCCGCGGGGGGCGACCGCGCCAAAGTGCTGTGGACTCAGTTTCCCAGAAGCACTCTGCTGGAGATCACGCAGACAGGCCGCGTCAATTTCAGTGATCCCAGAGGAGGCAGGGTGAAAGTGTTCCCCAATTTGTGCCGCGAGGGCAACTTCTCCATCTTTATTGAGCATCTCCAACCGTCAGACGTGGGCAAGTACTGCTGTGAGCTACGCAACTACTCGATCTGCAGTGTGGTGGAGTTCAGCACTAATAATGCAGGTATCTTCACTGGACATCAAATTACACATGATGTAATGATTGGCAGTgtttttagttttccttttgagAGGCAGAGTAGACCTCTTTACTTCCTTTAGAAACGAGCATGAAAACGAACACGTAGTGAACATGCTGTCAGGGAGGTGTTGTGTCTCCACTGTTGAAGAAAGTGTACCAGCCCACGAACACCAAAGCTTTATTTCTCGTCCCTATAGGAGTCAGGCTTCTAACAAGTTCCTTCAAGGCCTTAAGTCAGGGCTACCCAaacttgttcctggagatctaccttcctgtaggttttcatttcaaccataatttagcacacctgattctaataattatcagctcaacgagatctctagctgttgaatgaggtgtgctttgttagggttgaaatgaaaaccaggaacagggttgggctgccctggtttacctacaggatggtaaatctccaggaacagggttgggcagccctggtttaaTGTTTGGTAATTAGGGATGGTTCAGAAGTGGAAATATGGAATACATTTGCACTTCTTAGCAAAATATATatgctgaaatgtttgacactctccctttctcgcatccacacacacacacacacacacacacacacactcacacacacactcacacacacacacactcacacacacacacacacacacacacacacacgcacactcacaaggATAGTGAGTCCATTAGCATATTGGAGCTGTTTGTGTGAAACTAATGCTGCTTTTCCTGCTGATCTAGATGAACAGAATGAGGGGGTGCACTTCATGGAGAAGAAGGGGTTTGTAATTGgtggtggagcaggaggagtcTTCTTTGTTCTTCTCATCCTCTGTTGCTGCTGTGTTAAGTTTCGAAGTGAGCACCTGCATGAACACCTTTAAACACCTGTGCCCTAGGACTTTATATGCATTTATCAGGATCAGTGCTGCAGGTGAAAATGTAGTctttacaaatgttttaattccACAACAGTTTACAgcttattattatcatcaagTAATTTGGAAAGCACTCAGTTGAAACTACTGAAAAATTAAGgttaaataattgtttaaagaaatgtaaaattatgaaaacactATTACAAATAAGTATATGTGTGGTGCAGATGCAGAAGGTTTACACTGCACTTACAAATATGCTTTTCCAAAGAATAATACACATTCTAATGTTATATTACAGAACCACATTGTTCAAAGtactattaaaaatataacacaTATATAATTACTGTGTTTGAGTTAGTTGTATACTGTAGTAGGAATAGCAGCTGTCTCATCTGTGAGGTGTGTTATTTCTGAGTACATGAATCATTGATTAAACTGAGTCTCTGTATTGTTGTGATTTCAGATCGAGATGATTCTGTCCCTGATGCCACCAGAAGCAGCTCTCATAAAGGTGGGGTCTTGTGTGTTGCAAAAACTGAAAAgtaaattctgtatttttagatgtcaataatttaatatattacaTAACTACATAGAACTTGACCATTCTGTCTGAATATTGATCCTATCCACATTACCATCAATTAATAGTACCGTTTACGTTtttagttgggggggggggggttcatacAATGACTAAAATGCAACAGTAATTCTTTATGGAATTAGTACATATTATTTCATATTGAGTGAAGCATGGGCATTATGGGAACATTCCATAAAGAAGCTCTTGCTCTGTTTATGGCTTTgtcttgtgtctctgtgtgtttgttgctcATTTCCATCCCCATGGCCAAGCTGATGCATTTCATCTCAATGCAGGCAGCGATGCTGGGGATGTTGGGGATGCTGAGGATGCTGGGGAGATTGTTTATGGTATGTTCAGGCAGCCAAAACACAAAGGGCTTCACAGCCCCTTGCATGTTGCAATGTAACACAGTTGCCTTCTAGtgtaaaacaataatttacTCATATGGAACTTCAGTGCGGAAATTCGTCTGTTCTTCATCCTCCCGTCTCTGTGTTTGTTCTTCGCTATCCATCACATTCTTCAGAAAAtgatgcccatgatccaaacaGTATACCACATGAGGAATCTAAACATCAGCAAGGTAAGACACATGAAATGTAACAGCAGTTGTCCTGCAGTAATAATTTCAGTATTAATCAATATAATGTTCTCTATtttataatgcaatataatgttCTCtaatttttctgaaatgtcGTCATTGTGTGATGACAAAGAGGAactgagttttattttaaaca encodes:
- the LOC135236423 gene encoding uncharacterized protein LOC135236423 isoform X2; its protein translation is MWLDNTEYWTLWIILYCGLASSHGVRSGCDGCVREEARRARPNAPVLLPCAIPPNATGSAAGGDRAKVLWTQFPRSTLLEITQTGRVNFSDPRGGRVKVFPNLCREGNFSIFIEHLQPSDVGKYCCELRNYSICSVVEFSTNNADRDDSVPDATRSSSHKGSDAGDVGDAEDAGEIVYENDAHDPNSIPHEESKHQQEISSSSSTGQQPRAGRPFYANQKEIDKQLEKRKKVHKQNFERFQYENPIYANSVEHLDQV
- the LOC135236423 gene encoding uncharacterized protein LOC135236423 isoform X1; the encoded protein is MWLDNTEYWTLWIILYCGLASSHGVRSGCDGCVREEARRARPNAPVLLPCAIPPNATGSAAGGDRAKVLWTQFPRSTLLEITQTGRVNFSDPRGGRVKVFPNLCREGNFSIFIEHLQPSDVGKYCCELRNYSICSVVEFSTNNADEQNEGVHFMEKKGFVIGGGAGGVFFVLLILCCCCVKFRNRDDSVPDATRSSSHKGSDAGDVGDAEDAGEIVYENDAHDPNSIPHEESKHQQEISSSSSTGQQPRAGRPFYANQKEIDKQLEKRKKVHKQNFERFQYENPIYANSVEHLDQV